One window from the genome of Cyclobacterium amurskyense encodes:
- a CDS encoding glycosyltransferase, with protein MQAIVVTPVKDALEATLETVQAISDAKGVYDYWVFNDYSTDQTKAALETASKAKGFKLIHLEDVTSNPSPNYKTVLQLSQKSALEAGLPLIVVESDVKINPDTLESLVNFSNENPNVGLVGAITQDAEGKVNFPYLKFKQLKSKDPAKTTRSLSFCCTLISKNFLKKYDFTDLDNSKDWYDTHISQKSISLGFDNYILPDLPVWHRPHGSRPWKQLKYKNPILYYFRKWFLGKDKI; from the coding sequence ATGCAGGCAATTGTAGTCACACCCGTAAAAGATGCTTTAGAGGCGACTTTAGAAACAGTTCAGGCCATTTCTGACGCCAAAGGAGTTTATGATTATTGGGTTTTTAATGATTATTCTACTGATCAAACTAAAGCTGCATTAGAAACAGCCAGCAAAGCCAAAGGCTTTAAACTGATTCATTTGGAAGATGTGACTTCAAATCCATCACCTAATTATAAGACAGTACTCCAACTGTCACAAAAATCAGCCTTAGAAGCTGGCTTGCCTTTAATTGTAGTCGAATCGGATGTTAAGATAAATCCAGATACCTTGGAAAGTCTAGTGAATTTCTCCAATGAAAACCCCAATGTAGGTTTGGTAGGAGCGATAACACAAGATGCTGAGGGAAAGGTGAATTTTCCTTATCTTAAATTCAAACAATTAAAGAGTAAGGATCCGGCAAAGACTACGCGAAGCCTTAGTTTTTGCTGTACCTTGATAAGTAAGAACTTTTTAAAGAAATATGATTTCACTGATCTGGATAATAGTAAAGATTGGTATGATACGCATATTAGTCAGAAATCAATAAGTTTGGGCTTCGATAATTACATTCTGCCAGACCTGCCCGTTTGGCATAGGCCTCATGGTAGCCGGCCTTGGAAGCAGCTCAAATACAAAAATCCAATACTATACTACTTCCGAAAGTGGTTTTTAGGTAAGGATAAAATTTAG
- a CDS encoding toxin-antitoxin system YwqK family antitoxin, with protein sequence MKKLIYLFSVVLFFIISVGFGQEETSITEVDSSGVEENRLLPTSTPILLFSDAEDNLKEEKKKKRKKKKKNFHFGEKTSRGLIKSSFRDQITYQFFNYTTRNKRVDPYIRDIFWYDTKNKAIKNGNFDSSKGYLLHGPYEKRIGENVVETGMYFYGTKHGRWMSFDAKNILLDKRHYSEGWPKASRITYYNRGERKIEKLTPIEYDLEEGNFFHFYPDGQVAVAGEYKFGERIGIWTEYWPRESDKTVKKREIQYQNEALNNSFKPFIRAEWDKEGNLIYSRNQ encoded by the coding sequence ATGAAAAAACTCATTTACTTATTTTCTGTAGTGCTGTTTTTTATTATTTCGGTTGGTTTCGGTCAGGAAGAAACCAGTATAACTGAGGTAGACTCATCTGGTGTGGAAGAAAACAGATTACTTCCTACCTCTACCCCTATACTATTGTTCTCTGATGCAGAGGACAATTTGAAGGAAGAAAAAAAGAAGAAAAGGAAGAAAAAGAAAAAGAATTTTCACTTCGGCGAAAAAACCAGTCGGGGTTTAATCAAAAGTAGTTTTAGGGATCAGATTACCTATCAGTTTTTCAATTACACCACTAGGAACAAAAGAGTCGATCCCTATATAAGGGATATTTTTTGGTACGACACCAAAAACAAAGCCATCAAAAATGGCAACTTCGATTCCTCCAAAGGCTATTTGCTTCATGGTCCCTATGAAAAACGAATCGGGGAAAATGTAGTTGAAACTGGTATGTATTTTTACGGCACCAAACATGGTCGATGGATGAGTTTTGATGCAAAAAACATTCTTTTAGACAAAAGGCATTATTCAGAGGGATGGCCCAAGGCCTCAAGAATCACCTATTACAATCGAGGGGAACGGAAAATAGAAAAGTTAACCCCAATAGAATACGATTTGGAAGAAGGTAATTTTTTCCATTTTTACCCTGATGGGCAGGTAGCCGTAGCAGGGGAATACAAATTTGGAGAACGGATAGGAATCTGGACCGAATATTGGCCAAGAGAAAGTGACAAAACCGTGAAGAAAAGAGAAATCCAATACCAAAATGAGGCCCTAAACAATAGCTTTAAACCATTTATAAGGGCTGAATGGGACAAAGAAGGAAATCTTATCTATAGCCGCAATCAATAA
- a CDS encoding SusD/RagB family nutrient-binding outer membrane lipoprotein — protein MIIKNKLIFGWALLLLCTFSCKEDLIEMNINPNGASPESANPNLVLSTVLTEAGKTVLNLGYQDIAGVMQHTQKDGWSGSHNSYDWNRSNSWSGYYAILRNNQFVYDRAVELDQELHQGVTLVIRGMMFGLITDLWGDAPYSQALKGAEGTPEATFPSFDTQEEIYRGILGELETANQLLSQPKGSYNSSIEGADVYFGGNPEKWRKMANSLKLRFYMRLSEKLPDFAKQGIETILADPGTYPIITSTGDDATMSFNTESEASSWPKNTKFDVDASNYRRLKMCQTLVEAMRVNNDPRLGVWANPVEIPLVVDASLPAGTDVIQDGKRYLSPDVLESRNVALEDISQNPDYVGIPPGIAGSQVYNLSPDANQASFNPHVSWLNDRYREPNGPLLKARLITATEVNFILAEAALKGWAVGGTAEEYYNKAIQASFTTWGISGQVENYLQQESVKFDGTLKQLMEQKWVSSWTAAAEAWFDYRRTGYPELEAGPYTIRSVLPVRFYYMVEERNLNGANSEEAMNRLETTNFSEVDGANSAWSKPWVIQGTGKPW, from the coding sequence ATGATTATCAAAAATAAATTAATTTTCGGTTGGGCGCTTTTATTGCTGTGTACATTTTCCTGTAAGGAAGATCTCATAGAGATGAATATTAACCCAAATGGAGCAAGCCCTGAATCGGCCAATCCCAACCTGGTGCTTTCAACAGTGTTGACCGAGGCAGGCAAAACTGTGTTGAATCTTGGGTATCAAGACATTGCAGGAGTGATGCAACATACTCAAAAGGATGGATGGTCAGGATCACACAATTCCTATGACTGGAACAGAAGCAATAGTTGGTCTGGCTATTATGCTATCCTTAGAAACAACCAATTTGTTTATGACAGGGCTGTAGAGCTGGATCAAGAACTTCATCAGGGAGTCACTTTGGTGATTCGCGGAATGATGTTCGGACTTATTACTGATCTTTGGGGAGACGCACCTTATTCTCAAGCACTCAAAGGTGCTGAAGGAACTCCTGAAGCTACTTTTCCTTCCTTTGATACTCAGGAGGAAATTTATAGAGGAATACTTGGGGAACTAGAGACTGCCAATCAATTGCTTTCTCAGCCAAAAGGATCTTACAATAGCTCTATTGAAGGGGCAGATGTTTACTTTGGTGGTAATCCTGAAAAATGGAGGAAGATGGCCAATTCCTTAAAACTTAGGTTTTACATGAGATTGTCGGAAAAGTTGCCTGATTTTGCCAAGCAAGGTATTGAAACTATACTAGCCGATCCAGGGACATATCCCATCATCACCAGTACCGGGGATGATGCTACCATGTCTTTTAATACAGAGAGTGAAGCAAGTAGCTGGCCTAAAAATACCAAATTTGATGTTGATGCAAGCAACTATAGGAGGTTAAAAATGTGCCAAACTCTGGTAGAAGCCATGAGGGTAAATAATGACCCAAGGCTTGGAGTTTGGGCCAACCCGGTAGAAATACCTTTGGTAGTTGATGCCAGTTTGCCTGCAGGAACAGACGTAATACAAGATGGAAAAAGGTACCTTTCTCCAGATGTGTTGGAAAGTAGAAATGTAGCGCTTGAAGACATCAGCCAGAATCCTGATTATGTTGGAATTCCTCCGGGTATCGCGGGCTCACAGGTATACAACCTTAGCCCAGATGCCAATCAGGCTTCATTTAACCCCCATGTTTCCTGGCTTAATGATCGATACAGGGAACCCAATGGTCCTTTGCTAAAAGCCAGACTAATTACAGCAACAGAGGTTAATTTTATTTTGGCTGAGGCCGCACTGAAAGGTTGGGCTGTTGGAGGAACTGCTGAAGAGTATTACAATAAAGCCATTCAGGCTTCATTTACTACTTGGGGAATTTCTGGTCAGGTAGAAAATTACCTGCAACAGGAAAGTGTTAAATTCGATGGTACATTAAAACAACTGATGGAGCAAAAGTGGGTGTCCTCTTGGACCGCTGCTGCAGAGGCTTGGTTTGATTACCGAAGAACTGGCTATCCTGAATTGGAGGCCGGACCTTATACCATACGATCTGTTTTGCCTGTTCGTTTTTATTATATGGTAGAAGAACGAAATCTTAATGGAGCCAATTCGGAAGAAGCCATGAACCGTTTGGAAACAACCAATTTTTCTGAAGTAGACGGAGCCAATAGTGCTTGGTCCAAGCCTTGGGTAATTCAAGGTACTGGGAAACCTTGGTAG
- a CDS encoding pyridoxal phosphate-dependent aminotransferase, whose protein sequence is MNSILSDRINNMEESATLAMAKKARELKTQGIDIIGLSLGEPDFKTPKHIQEAAKAAIDEGKYFSYPPVAGYQDLREAIAKKLRDQNNISEAKAENIVVSTGAKHSIANIFMCLINEGDEVIIFSPYWVSYSEVIKLAGGVPVLIEGNLENNFKATASQLEEAITDKTKAVIYSSPCNPSGSVFSKDELEAIANVIKSKENLIVIADEIYELINFTGSHASIASFPGMFDRTITVNGFSKGYAMTGWRVGYICAPLFIAKACEKIQGQFTSGGTGIAQRAALAGLIGDQKPTEEMAAAYLKRRDLVLGLLRDIPGIKTHVPEGAFYFFPDVSAFFGKTAGDQKIETADDFCLYVLKEANVSLVTGAAFGAPNSVRLSYAASEDELKEALKRIKEVLAKLN, encoded by the coding sequence ATGAATTCCATCCTATCTGATCGTATTAACAATATGGAAGAGTCAGCTACGCTGGCTATGGCAAAAAAAGCCAGGGAATTAAAGACTCAAGGAATCGATATTATCGGTTTGAGTTTGGGAGAACCTGATTTTAAAACGCCTAAACACATACAGGAAGCTGCTAAAGCAGCTATTGATGAAGGGAAATATTTTTCTTATCCTCCAGTTGCTGGTTACCAAGACCTAAGAGAGGCCATTGCCAAAAAACTAAGGGATCAAAATAACATTTCTGAAGCCAAAGCAGAAAACATTGTAGTTTCTACAGGTGCAAAGCATTCAATTGCCAATATCTTCATGTGTTTGATTAATGAAGGAGACGAAGTGATCATTTTTTCTCCTTATTGGGTATCTTATTCTGAAGTGATCAAATTGGCCGGAGGTGTTCCTGTTCTTATAGAGGGTAACCTTGAAAATAACTTTAAAGCTACCGCTAGTCAATTAGAAGAAGCCATTACGGATAAGACCAAAGCTGTGATTTATTCCTCACCATGTAATCCGTCAGGATCTGTTTTCAGCAAGGATGAGTTAGAGGCCATTGCTAATGTTATCAAGAGCAAGGAAAACCTTATAGTTATAGCCGATGAAATTTATGAGTTGATCAATTTCACAGGTTCTCACGCTAGCATAGCCTCTTTCCCAGGCATGTTTGACCGTACCATTACTGTAAATGGTTTTTCTAAAGGTTATGCGATGACTGGATGGCGAGTAGGTTACATCTGTGCTCCATTGTTTATTGCAAAGGCTTGTGAGAAAATTCAAGGTCAGTTTACCTCAGGTGGAACAGGCATAGCGCAGCGTGCAGCCCTTGCGGGTTTGATTGGTGATCAAAAGCCAACTGAAGAAATGGCGGCAGCCTATCTTAAAAGAAGAGACTTGGTCTTGGGTTTATTGCGTGATATACCAGGTATCAAAACACACGTTCCTGAAGGAGCATTTTACTTTTTCCCTGATGTTTCTGCCTTTTTCGGTAAGACAGCAGGCGATCAGAAAATTGAAACTGCGGATGATTTTTGTCTTTATGTGCTTAAAGAGGCAAATGTATCCTTGGTTACAGGAGCCGCATTTGGAGCACCAAATTCAGTGAGATTGTCTTATGCAGCCTCTGAAGATGAATTGAAAGAAGCGCTTAAGCGAATTAAAGAAGTGCTAGCAAAATTGAATTAA
- a CDS encoding DUF4421 domain-containing protein, whose product MKYVFVLTLISLTFHYSVLAQEPIDSTVYYMTYPDKLVLRTYMSRKYTGLGIKVADESYWYRPNSTLNIGLGATYEGLTLNLAYGFGFLNPDKQRGDSKYFDLQAHAYPKNWVIDFFGQFYNGYYLLRGNTLDNNNESRIFPDMKLRKVGASVQYLFNGDKFSYRAAFLQNEWQKKSAGSFMAGAEVYGGQVRNALGILPSQSVPNNFDQIKYFEIGPNFGYAYSWIIKKHFFITLSAASSLSIGRTYFNYEDGTGNSNWSVRPNFLMRGFTGYNSDRWSLNVNYVYNQVNLAAVNGYKANLGTGNYRLNLIYRISPGHGLKKKLGLIDKLKNRLK is encoded by the coding sequence ATGAAATATGTCTTTGTATTGACCCTCATTTCCCTGACCTTTCATTATAGTGTTTTAGCGCAGGAGCCAATAGATTCAACAGTATATTATATGACCTATCCTGATAAACTAGTGCTGAGAACTTATATGTCCAGGAAGTATACAGGTTTGGGTATAAAGGTTGCCGATGAAAGTTATTGGTATAGACCGAATTCTACCTTGAACATTGGGCTTGGTGCTACTTACGAAGGCTTGACATTAAACCTCGCCTATGGTTTCGGGTTTTTAAACCCAGATAAGCAACGTGGAGATTCCAAATATTTTGATTTGCAAGCGCATGCTTATCCTAAAAATTGGGTCATAGATTTTTTTGGACAATTTTATAATGGCTATTATTTATTAAGGGGAAATACTTTAGATAATAATAATGAATCGAGAATTTTCCCAGACATGAAACTTAGAAAGGTGGGAGCTTCCGTTCAGTACTTATTTAATGGAGATAAGTTTTCCTATAGGGCGGCCTTTTTGCAGAACGAGTGGCAAAAAAAATCCGCAGGCTCATTTATGGCCGGCGCGGAAGTTTATGGAGGTCAGGTAAGAAATGCCTTGGGTATTCTACCTTCACAATCAGTTCCTAATAATTTCGATCAGATCAAATACTTTGAAATAGGCCCCAATTTTGGCTATGCTTATTCCTGGATTATAAAAAAGCATTTTTTTATTACCCTATCTGCAGCTTCTAGTTTATCAATAGGCAGGACCTATTTCAATTATGAAGATGGAACAGGTAATAGTAATTGGTCGGTCCGGCCTAATTTTTTAATGAGGGGATTTACAGGATACAATTCGGATAGGTGGTCTCTTAATGTCAATTATGTTTACAATCAAGTGAATTTGGCAGCAGTTAATGGCTATAAGGCCAATTTGGGGACTGGAAACTATCGACTAAACCTTATTTATCGTATTAGTCCAGGGCATGGTTTGAAAAAGAAATTGGGATTGATTGATAAGTTAAAGAACAGATTGAAATAA
- a CDS encoding SusC/RagA family TonB-linked outer membrane protein yields MVNRFTKFRNWCCLVMLCFLIGSVVPEALAQSRRVTGKVTSLGDGLGIPGVNVLIQGGQSGTATDVNGEYSITVADNNKVLVFSFIGFEPINEVVGNRSVINVQLREDASEMNEVVVTALGIKREEISLGYSIERVGGEEMTRVAQESFLNAMAGKVAGATISTTGGTGSSVSMVIRGATSLNTDNQPLFVVDGVPIANTLNNVSSVGSENRVDYGNAISGLNPDDIADISILKGPSAAALYGSRAGNGVVLITTKGGNVDRLTVNVSTNTVFDVPYKYLKWHSKFGAGQYSAIPVDISGNPLTNPFGSLVQENVNAAFGAELDKGYEQVQWNSPLDENGNPIAMPLVSYPDNVKNFVQTGITSSNSFSVANSNDVMNYRISYSNMRNKGIIPNSDLFRNTLNINSNLKVSDKLNFSTNIDVSRNNSNNRPAGERGTNPLQWAYETSPHVNILDLKDYWLPGQEGLEQKTMDAGGEVRVTDNPYFLANEVNNSFKRDRVFGNVKADWQISPSFNFFARYSLDLYNETRESKIGRSYSQEPEGAYGITELHGLETNADFLLTYNKDVNDFGITLSGGGNIRYQNGSNLFAGSKSGVGLITPGVYTLSNIAPDNIQYGNSSFERGIHSLYGLANFSYKDMLYLDLTARNDWSSTLPAADPYFYPSAALSVLVSEMLDLPEPFSLVKLRGGYASVGNDASPYNLLGTLYNAGAWGNIPRLSLRSGLLNPTLKPEIATSYEGGIDLHLFNDRVRFSGTYYKVQNENQILSIGLPPSTGYTSKNFNAGLLQSEGVELTLGSDIIRNNNWNWTVDLNLTRNRTKIIELADNMPYYTLWEDARGGSWTYVGEEIGDIYDAEVVTVKDPESPYFGYPILDQTGKWQSIDAVSSRNKIGNFNPKFILGMQTSLSYKNFHLNMTFDWRNGGDFVSQTYRFGEEHGRSSVFLDKLINPGELEGEALKNYLVDNQESMVLINGNNFPLVGGPTPEYGSYPFTYGPFTLPHGGVFIPGVYATEFDENGNPTAYAENLGENIGQPGGTLTLPYAGSTAWSFSRAFLYDASFVKLREVSFGYDVPKTFANSLKMQNLSFSVYSRNIILWTAAKINIDPEMAFQPSGGTQAGTQFKQGIERWNVMPWVMPIGFKVNATF; encoded by the coding sequence ATGGTGAACAGGTTTACAAAATTTAGAAACTGGTGTTGTTTAGTTATGCTATGCTTCCTGATAGGATCCGTAGTTCCAGAAGCTTTGGCTCAAAGTAGGCGAGTCACAGGTAAAGTCACTTCTCTGGGAGATGGCTTAGGTATTCCCGGAGTAAATGTACTTATTCAAGGAGGTCAGTCAGGTACTGCCACTGATGTAAATGGAGAATACTCCATAACCGTTGCTGATAACAACAAGGTTTTGGTGTTTTCATTTATAGGTTTCGAACCAATTAATGAAGTGGTAGGCAACCGTTCTGTTATTAATGTGCAGCTAAGGGAAGATGCTTCAGAGATGAATGAAGTTGTTGTCACTGCCCTCGGAATTAAAAGGGAAGAAATTTCTCTAGGCTATTCCATAGAACGTGTGGGTGGCGAAGAAATGACTAGAGTGGCTCAGGAAAGTTTTCTTAATGCCATGGCAGGAAAAGTAGCCGGTGCTACCATCAGTACCACAGGTGGTACGGGTTCATCGGTAAGTATGGTAATTAGAGGGGCTACCTCATTAAATACCGACAACCAGCCGCTCTTTGTAGTAGATGGTGTTCCTATCGCCAACACGCTTAATAATGTGTCTTCGGTTGGCTCCGAAAACAGGGTCGATTATGGAAATGCCATTTCGGGTCTTAACCCTGATGACATTGCTGACATTTCCATCCTGAAAGGGCCAAGTGCCGCAGCGCTATATGGATCTCGTGCAGGAAATGGAGTAGTGCTTATTACCACCAAAGGAGGGAATGTAGACCGACTAACAGTGAATGTAAGTACCAATACTGTTTTTGATGTGCCTTACAAATACCTTAAATGGCACAGTAAATTTGGAGCAGGACAATATTCTGCTATTCCTGTAGATATTAGTGGAAACCCTTTGACCAACCCATTTGGAAGTTTGGTTCAAGAGAACGTAAATGCTGCATTTGGAGCTGAATTGGATAAAGGTTATGAGCAGGTTCAGTGGAACAGTCCTTTAGATGAAAATGGTAATCCCATAGCGATGCCTTTGGTTTCCTATCCTGACAATGTTAAAAACTTTGTGCAAACAGGTATCACATCTTCCAATAGCTTTTCAGTTGCCAATAGCAATGATGTCATGAACTATAGAATCTCTTATTCCAATATGAGGAATAAGGGTATTATACCGAATTCAGATTTATTCAGGAATACCTTAAATATCAACTCCAACCTTAAGGTAAGTGATAAGTTGAATTTCAGTACCAATATTGATGTGAGTCGAAACAATTCCAATAATAGGCCTGCTGGTGAACGAGGTACCAACCCTTTACAATGGGCTTATGAAACCTCTCCCCATGTCAATATTTTGGACTTAAAGGACTATTGGCTTCCAGGTCAGGAAGGATTGGAGCAAAAAACCATGGATGCCGGTGGAGAAGTCAGGGTAACAGATAACCCTTATTTCCTTGCCAATGAAGTTAACAATAGCTTCAAAAGAGACAGGGTGTTTGGGAATGTAAAAGCGGATTGGCAGATTTCACCTTCCTTTAACTTCTTTGCACGTTATTCCTTGGACTTATATAATGAAACCAGAGAGAGTAAAATAGGTAGGAGTTACAGCCAGGAACCAGAAGGTGCCTATGGTATCACAGAGCTTCATGGCTTGGAAACCAACGCAGATTTCCTACTTACCTATAATAAGGATGTAAATGATTTTGGAATTACACTTTCAGGTGGTGGTAACATTAGGTACCAAAATGGAAGTAATTTATTCGCAGGTTCCAAATCCGGTGTGGGCTTGATTACACCTGGGGTTTATACACTTAGCAATATAGCCCCTGATAATATTCAATACGGCAATAGTAGCTTTGAGAGAGGAATTCACAGTTTATATGGATTGGCAAACTTCTCCTATAAGGACATGCTATATTTGGATCTAACGGCTAGAAATGACTGGTCCAGTACATTGCCTGCAGCAGATCCTTACTTTTATCCATCTGCAGCGCTGAGCGTATTGGTCAGTGAAATGCTTGATTTACCTGAGCCTTTTAGCTTGGTGAAATTGAGAGGTGGATATGCTTCTGTAGGTAATGATGCTAGTCCATACAACTTGTTAGGTACATTGTATAATGCTGGAGCATGGGGCAATATACCAAGGTTATCATTGCGTAGTGGTTTATTGAATCCTACCCTGAAACCTGAAATTGCTACTTCATACGAAGGTGGAATTGATTTACATCTTTTCAATGATCGAGTTAGATTTAGTGGAACCTACTATAAAGTACAGAATGAAAACCAAATCCTTAGCATAGGTTTACCGCCATCTACAGGGTATACCTCAAAAAATTTCAATGCTGGTCTTTTACAAAGTGAGGGTGTTGAACTAACCCTTGGATCGGACATCATCAGAAACAATAATTGGAATTGGACTGTGGACCTTAACCTGACTAGGAACAGGACCAAAATTATTGAATTGGCTGATAATATGCCGTATTATACCTTATGGGAAGATGCCAGAGGGGGTTCATGGACTTATGTAGGAGAAGAGATTGGGGATATTTATGATGCGGAAGTTGTGACTGTAAAAGATCCTGAGTCACCCTATTTTGGGTACCCAATTTTGGATCAAACCGGAAAATGGCAAAGCATTGATGCTGTGAGTTCAAGAAATAAGATTGGAAATTTCAATCCTAAATTTATTCTTGGAATGCAGACCTCCTTGTCTTATAAAAACTTTCATTTGAACATGACATTTGACTGGAGAAATGGTGGTGATTTTGTGTCCCAAACTTACAGATTCGGTGAAGAACATGGCAGGTCATCTGTATTCTTGGATAAGCTGATCAATCCAGGAGAATTGGAAGGAGAAGCTCTGAAGAATTATCTTGTAGACAATCAGGAATCAATGGTTTTGATCAATGGCAATAACTTTCCATTGGTTGGTGGGCCGACTCCAGAATACGGAAGTTATCCATTCACATATGGACCATTTACTTTGCCTCATGGAGGAGTATTTATTCCTGGGGTTTATGCTACAGAATTTGACGAGAATGGAAACCCTACAGCTTATGCTGAAAACCTAGGCGAAAACATTGGTCAGCCAGGAGGAACTTTAACCTTGCCTTATGCGGGCAGTACAGCTTGGAGTTTTTCAAGGGCATTCTTATATGATGCCTCTTTTGTGAAGTTGAGAGAGGTTTCTTTTGGTTATGATGTGCCAAAAACTTTCGCTAATTCACTAAAAATGCAAAATCTTAGCTTCTCAGTCTATAGCAGGAATATTATTCTCTGGACAGCAGCAAAAATCAATATAGATCCAGAGATGGCGTTTCAACCATCAGGAGGCACACAAGCAGGGACCCAATTTAAACAGGGAATAGAAAGATGGAATGTGATGCCTTGGGTTATGCCAATTGGGTTTAAAGTAAATGCTACTTTTTAA
- a CDS encoding YraN family protein — protein MAEHNDKGKEAEMLAKDWLVANGFEFVAANYRYKHAEIDLIMEKGGILVFVEVKFRSGTGYGYAEEFVDYRKRQLIIRAADHYIYEKDWKKDIRFDIVGVYRNKSGGIAFKHFEDAFY, from the coding sequence ATGGCTGAACACAATGACAAGGGAAAGGAGGCTGAAATGCTCGCTAAGGATTGGTTGGTAGCCAATGGTTTTGAATTCGTTGCTGCTAATTATAGGTACAAGCATGCGGAGATAGACCTAATAATGGAAAAAGGAGGGATTTTGGTCTTTGTAGAGGTAAAGTTTCGTAGTGGAACAGGTTATGGTTATGCGGAAGAATTTGTGGATTATAGGAAAAGGCAACTAATCATTAGAGCTGCCGATCATTACATATACGAGAAAGACTGGAAAAAAGATATCCGATTCGATATAGTTGGCGTTTACCGAAATAAATCAGGAGGGATAGCATTTAAACATTTCGAAGATGCTTTTTATTGA
- a CDS encoding DUF6340 family protein, with product MPAEINIPNQVQRLLIVDRTKPESQGVAIIEGLLTGEMPFEVKNAIDGTLASIHQDLNTSPRYEIVRASERLTGGLFSQTFPAPLNREMVRNLCMRYETDAVLTLEKFSSDFVITDKRITIKKKVGKDDNAKTIEVPGILVEGLASVQVGFRLYDPESGNILDQSDLSKTNLWSAEAETKAQAMLLLIEKAQATRYVGQMAGAAYARRIAPMYIDLNRTFYAKSKKYPSLEKGARFAEVNEWENAIQSWQGGLSLPGDDKTYGKLCYNISLGYEVLGDLFLAKDWAARAYTEFGFKAGRTYAKELEQRMMEDELLKEQLNTTSDQ from the coding sequence ATGCCAGCAGAGATTAATATACCGAATCAGGTGCAGCGTTTACTCATTGTAGACAGGACGAAGCCTGAAAGTCAGGGAGTAGCAATAATTGAGGGACTTCTTACTGGAGAAATGCCTTTTGAAGTGAAAAATGCCATTGATGGTACCTTGGCTTCCATTCATCAGGATCTTAATACTTCTCCCAGGTATGAAATAGTGCGGGCAAGTGAAAGATTGACTGGAGGGCTCTTTTCACAAACTTTCCCTGCACCTCTTAATAGGGAAATGGTTCGAAATCTTTGCATGCGTTATGAAACTGATGCGGTATTGACTTTGGAAAAATTCAGTTCGGATTTTGTCATTACAGACAAAAGGATCACCATCAAGAAAAAAGTTGGAAAAGATGATAATGCCAAAACCATAGAAGTGCCCGGTATATTGGTGGAAGGGCTTGCTTCCGTACAGGTAGGGTTTAGATTGTATGACCCTGAAAGTGGCAATATTTTAGACCAAAGTGACCTTTCTAAAACCAACCTATGGTCAGCAGAGGCGGAGACCAAAGCCCAAGCCATGTTGTTACTGATCGAAAAAGCCCAAGCTACCAGGTATGTGGGGCAAATGGCAGGTGCAGCATATGCAAGAAGGATTGCACCGATGTACATAGACCTAAACCGTACCTTTTATGCCAAATCAAAGAAATATCCCTCTTTAGAAAAAGGCGCTCGCTTTGCGGAAGTCAATGAATGGGAAAATGCAATTCAAAGCTGGCAAGGAGGGCTTTCCCTTCCTGGAGATGATAAAACCTATGGCAAGCTTTGTTACAATATATCTTTGGGATATGAGGTACTTGGAGACTTGTTTTTGGCCAAGGATTGGGCGGCAAGGGCCTATACAGAATTTGGCTTTAAGGCCGGAAGAACCTATGCCAAAGAACTCGAACAAAGAATGATGGAAGACGAATTGCTGAAAGAACAGTTGAACACAACTTCTGATCAGTAA